A single genomic interval of Polyangia bacterium harbors:
- a CDS encoding ABC transporter ATP-binding protein, with protein sequence MDVREASTGPDTLWGRMRPEAARIAAGCLCLAVTNGFALAIPWLLKDAIDALRHAGTVGRVSDVYGLVRHDALWIAGLALMQAVIRTYSRMLIFNAGRNIEYTLRRDLFGHLLRMDAAFYRQHATGDVMSRLTNDLGTVRLLFGPGLLNLVNTAIVYSTGLFLLIQLSPSLTLIALIPYPALVLGGRAFSRAMYRASREIQDQLGRMSTALQEDLAGITVVKSYALEPERHAIFSRLNDTYLQRSLRLVRARGILTPFFAVIAALGTLIVLWAGGREVIAGHMTIGGLTAFNAYLAYLSWPTVALGFVLSIWQRGMAGWNRVRELLGTTCEIRDSDAVAASTGGDGDAGEALNPSIEARGLSVTRGERLVLDNVSFALPAGGTLAIVGPTGSGKTTLVDTIPRLQEVAPGTLLIGGRDIREIPLSRLRALIGYAPQEAFLFSATVAENIGFAHPGAGAADPAVHAAAEAAGLGPDLAVLPDGYDTMVGERGITLSGGQRQRVALARALAAQPRILILDDSLSSVDASTEKEILTRLRPILKGRTSILISHRVAAVKDADQILVLDAGRVSERGTHRELLSGGGLYAQLYREQLAAEALAEAAL encoded by the coding sequence ATGGACGTTCGCGAAGCAAGCACCGGTCCCGACACATTGTGGGGACGCATGCGACCGGAGGCGGCGCGGATCGCCGCCGGTTGTCTGTGTCTCGCGGTGACGAACGGTTTCGCGCTGGCGATTCCCTGGCTGTTGAAGGATGCCATCGATGCCCTTCGCCACGCCGGCACGGTCGGACGGGTGTCGGACGTCTATGGTTTGGTCAGGCACGACGCGCTGTGGATTGCCGGCCTGGCCCTCATGCAGGCGGTGATTCGCACTTACTCGCGCATGCTGATCTTCAACGCCGGCCGCAACATCGAATACACGCTGCGCCGCGATCTCTTCGGGCATCTGCTGCGCATGGACGCCGCGTTCTATCGCCAGCACGCCACCGGCGACGTGATGTCGCGGCTGACCAACGACCTTGGCACGGTCCGGTTGTTGTTCGGTCCGGGGCTTCTGAACCTGGTGAACACGGCGATCGTCTACAGCACCGGCTTGTTCCTGCTCATCCAGCTCAGCCCGTCGCTGACGCTGATCGCGCTGATTCCGTATCCCGCGCTGGTGCTGGGCGGTCGGGCGTTTTCCCGGGCCATGTATCGGGCCAGCCGCGAAATCCAGGATCAACTGGGACGCATGTCGACGGCGCTGCAGGAAGATCTGGCCGGCATCACCGTGGTGAAGAGCTATGCGCTGGAACCGGAACGGCACGCCATCTTCTCGCGCTTGAACGACACCTATCTGCAGCGATCGCTGCGCCTGGTGCGGGCGCGCGGCATCCTGACGCCGTTCTTCGCGGTCATCGCCGCGCTGGGCACCCTGATCGTGTTGTGGGCGGGCGGACGCGAAGTGATCGCCGGACACATGACCATCGGCGGATTGACCGCCTTCAACGCCTACCTGGCGTATCTGTCGTGGCCGACCGTGGCGCTGGGGTTCGTGCTGTCGATCTGGCAGCGCGGGATGGCGGGCTGGAACCGGGTGCGCGAGCTTTTGGGCACGACCTGCGAGATCCGCGACAGCGATGCGGTGGCCGCCAGCACCGGCGGCGACGGAGACGCCGGCGAAGCGCTGAACCCGTCGATCGAGGCGCGCGGCCTCAGCGTCACGCGCGGCGAACGCCTGGTGCTGGACAACGTCTCGTTCGCCCTGCCGGCCGGCGGAACGCTGGCCATCGTCGGGCCGACCGGCTCGGGCAAGACCACGCTGGTGGACACCATCCCGCGCCTGCAAGAGGTGGCGCCGGGAACGCTGTTGATTGGCGGCCGCGACATCAGGGAGATCCCGCTTTCGCGCTTGCGCGCCCTCATCGGGTACGCGCCTCAGGAGGCGTTCTTGTTCTCCGCCACCGTCGCCGAGAACATCGGCTTCGCTCATCCTGGCGCCGGCGCCGCCGATCCGGCCGTTCACGCCGCCGCCGAAGCCGCCGGCCTGGGTCCGGATCTGGCGGTGCTGCCCGACGGATACGACACGATGGTCGGCGAGCGCGGCATCACCCTTTCCGGCGGACAACGGCAGCGGGTGGCGCTGGCCCGGGCCCTGGCCGCGCAGCCGCGCATCTTGATCCTGGACGATTCGCTGTCGTCGGTGGACGCCAGCACGGAGAAAGAGATCCTCACCCGGCTGCGGCCGATCTTGAAGGGGCGCACGTCGATCTTGATCTCGCACCGGGTGGCGGCGGTGAAGGACGCCGATCAAATTCTGGTCCTCGACGCCGGCCGCGTCAGCGAGCGCGGCACGCACCGCGAGCTTCTGTCCGGCGGCGGCCTTTACGCCCAGCTTTACCGCGAGCAACTGGCCGCCGAAGCGCTGGCCGAGGCGGCGCTGTGA
- a CDS encoding ABC transporter ATP-binding protein translates to MSGGDNKPADENAAPNAAARARPHPAHGDDVLGKALDRTLLRRIFQYIWPYRALLIAAVIFLPIIAGFEVTLPILLKKAIDEHIAIGRLQGLNRIGLLYLGALLGQYGAMFAHLYLTQLMGQRAMNDLRLRLHGHVLSLAASFFDRTPVGRLMTRMTSDIESVIDMFASGIVSLLGDLVRMTAFLVAMFAIDWRLALFSMGSAPILFGIASLFRRVVRDAFREIRAKLARLNSFLQEHLSGMKIVQAFAQETRIAASFDEINLAYRQANTRAIGADAALYSIVEAVGSVAIAGLLWNGGLRIAGGTLTFGVVVAFIEYLSKFFAPIRDLSTKYTVMQQAMAAAERIFALLDTVEPDAPIHPAIGAPPPANAPMIELDHVTFGYRPDRPVLNDISLTIRRGETVAVVGATGAGKSSLIKLLPRLYETQGGVVRIDGADIRTVDAASLRRRLVVVSQDVFLFAGTLADNIGLGDPTVTPERMNDAARRVGADRVIASRPEGLQAMVVERGANFSAGERQLVAFARALCRQPEILILDEATASVDPETERLIERGIAELMQGRTSIVIAHRLSTIQRASRIVVVHRGRIAEEGTHAELLAKGGIYAKLYRLQMMSAHAHPETSGESASI, encoded by the coding sequence GTGAGCGGCGGCGACAACAAACCGGCCGACGAAAACGCCGCCCCCAACGCGGCCGCGCGCGCCCGCCCGCACCCGGCCCACGGCGACGACGTCCTCGGCAAGGCCCTCGACCGCACGCTGCTGCGCCGGATCTTCCAGTACATCTGGCCATACCGCGCGCTGCTGATCGCCGCGGTGATCTTTCTGCCCATCATCGCCGGGTTCGAGGTGACGCTGCCGATCCTGCTGAAAAAAGCCATCGACGAGCACATCGCGATCGGCCGGCTGCAAGGTCTCAACCGCATCGGGCTTTTGTACCTGGGGGCGCTGCTCGGTCAGTACGGCGCCATGTTCGCCCACCTTTACCTGACGCAGCTGATGGGCCAGCGAGCGATGAACGACCTGCGCCTGCGCCTGCACGGCCACGTGCTGTCGCTGGCGGCGTCGTTCTTCGATCGCACGCCGGTGGGGCGCCTCATGACCCGGATGACCAGCGACATCGAATCGGTCATCGACATGTTCGCCTCGGGCATCGTCAGCTTGCTGGGCGATCTCGTGCGCATGACGGCGTTCCTGGTGGCGATGTTCGCCATCGACTGGCGGCTGGCCCTGTTTTCCATGGGCTCGGCGCCGATCTTGTTTGGCATCGCATCGCTGTTCCGGCGCGTGGTGCGCGACGCCTTTCGCGAGATCCGCGCCAAGCTGGCTCGGCTGAACAGCTTCCTGCAGGAGCATCTGTCCGGCATGAAGATCGTGCAGGCCTTCGCCCAGGAAACGCGCATCGCCGCCTCGTTCGACGAGATCAACCTGGCCTACCGGCAAGCCAACACCCGGGCCATCGGCGCCGACGCCGCGCTGTACTCGATCGTCGAGGCGGTCGGTTCGGTGGCCATCGCCGGGCTTTTGTGGAACGGCGGCCTGCGCATCGCCGGCGGCACGCTGACCTTCGGCGTGGTGGTGGCCTTCATCGAATATCTGAGCAAGTTCTTCGCGCCGATCCGCGATCTGTCGACGAAGTACACGGTCATGCAGCAAGCGATGGCCGCCGCCGAACGCATCTTCGCCTTGCTGGACACCGTCGAGCCCGACGCCCCCATCCACCCGGCGATCGGCGCCCCGCCGCCGGCGAACGCCCCGATGATTGAACTTGACCACGTCACCTTCGGCTATCGACCCGACCGCCCGGTGCTGAACGACATCTCGCTGACCATCCGTCGCGGCGAGACGGTGGCGGTGGTGGGCGCCACCGGGGCCGGCAAATCCAGCCTGATCAAATTGCTGCCACGGCTTTATGAAACCCAAGGCGGCGTGGTGCGCATCGACGGCGCCGACATCCGAACCGTCGATGCGGCGTCGTTGCGGCGCCGGCTGGTGGTGGTCAGCCAGGACGTCTTCCTGTTCGCGGGAACGCTGGCCGACAACATCGGTCTCGGCGATCCGACGGTCACGCCCGAGCGCATGAACGACGCCGCCCGGCGGGTCGGCGCCGATCGGGTGATCGCCTCGCGTCCGGAAGGCTTGCAAGCCATGGTGGTCGAACGCGGCGCGAACTTCTCCGCCGGCGAGCGGCAGCTGGTGGCTTTTGCCCGGGCGTTGTGCCGGCAGCCGGAGATCCTGATCCTGGACGAGGCCACTGCCAGCGTCGATCCCGAGACCGAACGCTTGATCGAACGCGGCATCGCCGAGCTGATGCAGGGCCGCACGTCGATCGTCATCGCCCACCGTCTGTCGACTATCCAGCGCGCCTCGCGCATCGTCGTCGTGCACCGCGGCCGCATCGCCGAGGAAGGCACGCACGCCGAGCTGCTGGCCAAGGGCGGCATCTACGCCAAGCTGTACCGCCTGCAAATGATGAGCGCCCACGCCCACCCCGAAACCTCGGGCGAAAGCGCGTCAATCTGA
- a CDS encoding radical SAM protein produces MKSFRAIRDERLHAETGTIFKQAELGVALCYPSPYHVGMSSLGFQSIYRELNALPDVCAERAFLPDDVAAARIAREALLTYESSRPVSNFRVVAFSLAYELELAGLVDCLDLSGIPAFASERAQNPGRYPLIVIGGPLTFSNPVPAGPYADIMILGEAEGLVSVLMEAVRDATDRAAWLAEMARLPGFYVPSIHGENLPGIAAAPDDRLPAYSQIRTPHTELSNMFLIEAERGCHRGCTYCVMRRSTNGGMRLVEAERVLGLIPADARRVGLVGAAVTDHPQLPQILAGLVDQGREVGVSSLRADRLTSEIVGLLKRGGYRTLTTASDGSSERMRTIIERKTKEKHLLRAAALCQEHKLRLLKLYMMMGLPGETMDDIDELGRFALELAKVAPKVALSIAPFVAKRNTPLDRSPFESIASIDAKLARLRGHLRGRVDVRLTSPKWAWIEHRLAQGGFAAGAAVAVATRAGARFADWKAAFANVPAPVPRAIDLPPITAARHSLLPVASA; encoded by the coding sequence ATGAAATCGTTTCGCGCCATCCGGGATGAGCGGCTGCACGCCGAGACCGGAACGATCTTCAAGCAGGCCGAGCTGGGCGTGGCGCTGTGCTACCCAAGCCCGTACCACGTCGGCATGTCGTCGCTGGGATTTCAAAGCATCTATCGCGAGCTGAACGCCCTGCCCGACGTCTGCGCCGAGCGCGCCTTCCTGCCCGACGACGTGGCCGCCGCCCGCATCGCCCGCGAAGCGTTGCTGACCTACGAATCCAGCCGACCGGTCTCGAACTTTCGCGTGGTGGCTTTTTCTCTGGCCTACGAGCTGGAGCTGGCCGGCCTGGTCGACTGTCTGGATCTATCTGGCATCCCCGCCTTTGCCAGCGAACGCGCCCAAAACCCCGGCCGCTATCCTTTGATCGTGATCGGCGGACCGCTGACTTTTTCGAACCCGGTGCCCGCCGGTCCTTACGCCGACATCATGATCCTCGGCGAAGCAGAGGGACTGGTCAGTGTGTTAATGGAGGCCGTCCGCGACGCCACCGATCGGGCCGCCTGGCTGGCCGAGATGGCCCGCCTGCCCGGTTTCTATGTGCCGTCGATCCATGGCGAGAACCTGCCCGGCATCGCCGCCGCGCCCGACGACCGCCTGCCGGCCTATTCGCAGATCCGCACGCCGCACACCGAGCTTTCGAACATGTTCCTCATCGAAGCCGAACGCGGCTGCCACCGCGGCTGCACCTACTGCGTGATGCGCCGCTCGACCAACGGCGGAATGCGCCTGGTGGAAGCCGAGCGCGTGCTGGGGTTGATCCCCGCCGACGCCCGGCGCGTCGGTCTGGTGGGCGCCGCCGTCACCGATCACCCGCAGCTTCCGCAGATCCTGGCTGGCCTCGTCGACCAGGGCCGCGAGGTCGGCGTCTCCAGCTTGCGCGCCGATCGCTTGACCTCCGAGATCGTCGGCCTGCTCAAGCGCGGCGGCTATCGTACGCTGACCACCGCCTCCGATGGCTCGTCCGAGCGAATGCGCACCATCATCGAACGCAAGACGAAAGAGAAACACCTGCTGCGCGCGGCGGCCCTGTGCCAGGAACACAAGCTGCGGTTGTTAAAGCTTTACATGATGATGGGCCTGCCCGGCGAGACCATGGATGACATCGACGAGCTGGGGCGCTTCGCCCTGGAACTGGCCAAGGTGGCGCCCAAGGTAGCGCTGTCCATTGCGCCCTTCGTGGCCAAGCGCAACACGCCGCTCGACCGCTCACCCTTCGAATCGATCGCCTCCATCGACGCCAAGCTGGCGCGCCTGCGTGGTCACTTGCGCGGCCGCGTCGACGTGCGCCTGACCTCGCCGAAGTGGGCGTGGATCGAACACCGTCTGGCCCAGGGCGGTTTCGCCGCCGGCGCCGCCGTGGCCGTCGCCACCCGCGCCGGCGCCCGCTTCGCCGACTGGAAGGCCGCCTTCGCCAATGTCCCGGCCCCTGTCCCGCGGGCTATTGATCTACCGCCGATCACCGCCGCCAGGC